A section of the Rhizophagus irregularis chromosome 16, complete sequence genome encodes:
- a CDS encoding uncharacterized protein (SECRETED:cutsite_TYC-SL; SECRETED:prob_0.7051); SECRETED:SignalP(1-24): MKVRNSEFLNCLGFLLLFIISTYCSLIPNDWVNTDDPKDFGLLEGITYNIVHFVSEKNLVSVGDHVQVGVSDDNNSYQHWSLRKVEGKNNHVYNIINIGSGTNLDNNGKGVYVSSLDHDSNTNPYQHWIFMKIKNNTYNIANVRNESRSLDGSIDSNGKLVYISISNKNNSYQQWLFKPTNYKLITKVVDFNLDVNYGQMLTSNATLLRGNNRIENPTNAIIEQIIDRTEEKSNVFTLQIRKADSFEVGKHVDMTFEIGINIFNLINVKVGNNIGIEGKFSSTEGETNSETVLDTVSYHIQQKVIVPFHTSVIVTTIVDKVNILTPFTARIRITGKADRLSKSGTVVKKANIDNNAILYYLQRKNAKDLFLDKDFYYIKTNGTLGIDGYGFGSVIKTKSISGSTRKKPIILYQILFIILQFIYVVSTY, from the coding sequence atgaaagtaaGAAATAGTGAATTTCTTAATTGTTTAGGTTTTCtccttctttttataatttcaactTATTGTTCTTTAATTCCAAATGATTGGGTTAATACCGATGATCCTAAAGACTTTGGCTTATTAGAAGGAATTACATATAACATTGTACATTTTGtatcagaaaagaatttagttagtgtTGGTGATCATGTTCAAGTTGGTGTATCTGATGATAATAATTCATATCAACATTGGTCATTACGAAAGGTTGAAGGTAAAAATAATCATgtttataatatcataaatatagGATCAGGtacaaatttagataataacGGTAAAGGAGTATATGTTAGTAGTCTTGATCATGATTCTAATACTAATCCTTATCAACATTGgatatttatgaaaatcaaaaataatacatataatattgcTAATGTAAGAAATGAATCTCGAAGTTTAGATGGTAGTATAGATAGTAATGGaaaattagtttatattagcatttctaataaaaataattcttatcaACAGTGGTTATTTAAACCcaccaattataaattaattacaaaagtagtagattttaatttagatGTTAACTATGGTCAAATGTTGACTAGTAACGCTACCCTTTTAAGAggtaataatagaattgagAATCCAACAAATGCTATTATAGAACAAATAATTGATAGAACAGAAGAAAAATCAAATGTCTTTACTTTGCAAATCAGAAAAGCTGATTCATTTGAAGTTGGCAAACATGTAGATATGACTTTTGAAATtggtataaatattttcaacttAATAAATGTGAAAGTAGGAAATAATATAGGTATTGAAGGAAAATTTAGTTCAACGGAAGGGGAAACAAACAGTGAAACTGTATTAGATACAGTTTCATATCatattcaacaaaaagttATCGTCCCATTTCACACTTCAGTAATAGTAACTACAATTGTAGATAAGGTTAATATTTTGACACCTTTTACAGCAAGAATTCGAATTACTGGTAAAGCAGATAGATTGAGTAAAAGTGGAACAGTTGTTAAAAAGGcgaatattgataataatgcaatattatattatcttcaaagaaaaaatgctaaagatttatttttggataaagatttttattatattaaaacgAATGGTACTTTGGGAATAGATGGTTATGGATTTGGTTCAGTAATTAAAACCAAATCTATTTCAGGGTCCACTCGAAAAAAACCAATTAtactttatcaaattttatttattatactacaatttatttatgtagTCAGTacttattga
- a CDS encoding uncharacterized protein (SECRETED:cutsite_TYC-YL; SECRETED:prob_0.6624); SECRETED:SignalP(1-25) — protein sequence MKVRYTNKSLHYLGFLLFFIISTYCYLIPNDWVNTDDPDDFDLIEGITYNIVHSMSEKNLVNVGERVQVGAPNRSDPNQQWSLRRVEGNIYNIINIGLGRNLDNNEKSKVVHITDNIANARMESLSLDSIDSNSELVYIKISNKNNRYQQWLFEPINYKLSTKVIDFDLNFKENKLERKLVNILSSNDTIENQTNATIKRWFKKEETKLNTYTLEIRKSESFKIGRYIDMSFEIGAIIFELPVKAGISGGIEGEFKKTTGDIYKETVTDEVHYLIQQKVSVPPFNSIQIIANTSKINCVVPFNAKIRINCEAKQID from the exons tatttaattccAAATGATTGGGTTAATACCGATGATCCTGATGACTTTGACCTAATAGAAGGAATTACGTATAATATTGTGCATTCTATGTCAGAAAAGAACTTGGTTAATGTTGGTGAAAGAGTTCAAGTCGGTGCACCTAATAGATCTGACCCTAATCAACAATGGTCATTACGAAGGGTTGAAggtaatatttacaatattataaatataggaTTAGGTAGAAATTTAGACAATAATG AAAAATCCAAAGTTGTacatataactgataatattgCTAATGCGAGAATGGAATCTTTGAGTTTGGATAGTATAGACAGTAATAGTGAACTagtttatatcaaaatttctaataagAATAATCGTTATCAACAATGGTTATTTGAAcccattaattataaattaagtaCAAAAGTAAtagattttgatttaaattttaaagaaaataaactggAACGTAAATTAGTTAACATTTTAAGTAGTAACGATACAATTGAGAATCAAACAAATGCGACTATAAAACGATggtttaaaaaagaagaaacaaaattaaatacttataCTTTGGAAATCAGAAAATCCGAGTCTTTTAAAATTGGTAGATATATTGATATGTCTTTTGAAATTGGTGCTATTATTTTTGAACTACCTGTAAAAGCAGGTATTAGTGGAGGGATTGAAggtgaatttaaaaaaacaaccggagatatatataaagaaactGTGACAGATGAAGTACATTACCttattcaacaaaaagttAGCGTACCACCCTTCAATTCAATACAAATTATTGCTAAtacaagtaaaattaattgtgTAGTACCTTTTAATGCAAAAATTCGAATCAATTGTGAAGCGAAGCAGATAGACTGA